One genomic window of Cupriavidus malaysiensis includes the following:
- the sucC gene encoding ADP-forming succinate--CoA ligase subunit beta — protein sequence MNIHEYQGKEILRKYNVPVPRGIPAFSVDEALKAAETLGGPVWVVKAQIHAGGRGKGGGVKVAKSMDEVKTYASNILGMQLVTHQTGPEGKKVNRLLIEEGADIKKELYVSLVVDRVSQKVALMASSEGGMDIEEVAAHTPEKIHTLIIDPAAGLQDADADDIARKIGVPDASVAQARQALQGLYKAFWETDASLAEINPLILTGDGKVIALDAKFNFDSNALFRHPEIVAYRDLDEEDANEIEASKFDLAYISLDGNIGCLVNGAGLAMATMDTIKLFGGEPANFLDVGGGATTEKVTEAFKLMLKNPGLKAILVNIFGGIMRCDVIAEGVIAASKAVSLSVPLVVRMKGTNEEIGKKMLADSGLPIIAADTMEEAAQKVVAAAAGK from the coding sequence ATGAATATCCATGAGTACCAAGGCAAGGAAATCCTGCGCAAATACAATGTGCCGGTTCCGCGCGGCATTCCGGCCTTCTCGGTCGACGAGGCCCTGAAGGCCGCTGAAACCCTGGGCGGCCCGGTGTGGGTCGTGAAGGCGCAGATTCATGCGGGTGGCCGCGGCAAGGGCGGTGGCGTCAAGGTTGCCAAGAGCATGGACGAGGTCAAGACCTACGCCAGCAACATCCTGGGCATGCAACTGGTCACGCACCAGACCGGCCCGGAAGGCAAGAAGGTCAACCGCCTGCTGATCGAAGAAGGCGCTGACATCAAGAAGGAACTGTACGTTTCGCTGGTGGTGGACCGCGTGTCGCAGAAGGTGGCCCTGATGGCCTCCAGCGAAGGCGGCATGGACATCGAAGAAGTCGCTGCCCACACCCCGGAAAAGATCCACACCCTGATCATCGACCCGGCTGCCGGCCTGCAGGATGCCGACGCCGACGATATCGCGCGCAAGATCGGCGTGCCCGACGCCAGCGTGGCGCAAGCCCGCCAGGCGCTGCAAGGCCTGTACAAGGCCTTCTGGGAAACCGACGCGTCGCTGGCCGAAATCAACCCGCTGATCCTGACCGGCGACGGCAAGGTCATCGCGCTGGACGCCAAGTTCAACTTCGACTCCAACGCCCTGTTCCGTCATCCGGAAATCGTCGCCTACCGCGACCTGGATGAAGAAGACGCCAACGAAATCGAGGCCTCGAAGTTCGACCTGGCCTACATCTCGCTGGACGGCAACATCGGCTGCCTGGTGAACGGCGCCGGCCTGGCCATGGCCACCATGGACACCATCAAGCTGTTCGGCGGCGAGCCGGCCAACTTCCTCGACGTGGGCGGCGGCGCCACCACCGAGAAGGTGACCGAAGCCTTCAAGCTGATGCTGAAGAACCCCGGCCTGAAGGCCATCCTGGTCAACATCTTCGGCGGCATCATGCGCTGCGACGTGATCGCCGAAGGCGTGATCGCCGCCTCCAAGGCCGTGTCGCTGTCCGTGCCGCTGGTGGTCCGCATGAAGGGCACCAACGAAGAGATCGGCAAGAAGATGCTGGCCGACTCCGGCCTGCCCATCATCGCGGCCGACACCATGGAAGAGGCTGCCCAGAAGGTGGTGGCCGCTGCCGCCGGCAAGTAA
- the sucD gene encoding succinate--CoA ligase subunit alpha produces the protein MSILINKDTKVITQGITGKTGQFHTRGCRDYANGKNCFVAGVNPKKAGEDFEGIPIYANVKEAKDATGATVSVIYVPPAGAAAAIWEAVDADLDLVVCITEGIPVRDMMEVKDKMRKQNKKTLLLGPNCPGLITPDEIKIGIMPGHIHRKGRIGVVSRSGTLTYEAVGQLTALGLGQSSAVGIGGDPINGLKHIDVMKMFNDDPDTDAVVMIGEIGGPDEANAAYWIKENMKKPVVGFIAGVTAPPGKRMGHAGALISGGADTAQAKLEIMEACGIKVTRNPSEMGRLLKAAL, from the coding sequence ATGTCGATTCTGATCAACAAAGATACCAAGGTGATCACCCAGGGGATCACCGGCAAGACCGGCCAGTTCCACACCCGCGGCTGCCGCGACTACGCCAACGGCAAGAACTGCTTCGTCGCCGGCGTGAACCCGAAGAAGGCCGGCGAGGACTTCGAGGGCATCCCCATCTACGCCAACGTCAAGGAAGCCAAGGACGCCACCGGCGCGACCGTCTCGGTGATCTACGTGCCGCCCGCAGGCGCCGCCGCCGCGATCTGGGAAGCCGTTGACGCCGACCTCGACCTGGTGGTCTGCATCACCGAAGGCATCCCCGTGCGCGACATGATGGAAGTCAAGGACAAGATGCGCAAGCAGAACAAGAAGACCCTGCTGCTCGGTCCGAACTGCCCCGGCCTGATCACCCCGGACGAAATCAAGATCGGCATCATGCCCGGCCACATCCACCGCAAGGGCCGCATCGGCGTGGTGTCGCGCTCGGGCACGCTGACCTACGAAGCCGTGGGCCAGCTGACCGCGCTGGGCCTGGGCCAGTCGTCGGCCGTCGGCATCGGTGGCGACCCCATCAACGGCCTGAAGCACATCGACGTCATGAAGATGTTCAATGACGATCCCGATACCGACGCCGTCGTCATGATCGGCGAGATCGGTGGTCCGGACGAGGCCAACGCCGCCTACTGGATCAAGGAAAACATGAAGAAGCCGGTGGTCGGCTTCATCGCTGGCGTGACCGCGCCCCCGGGCAAGCGCATGGGCCACGCCGGCGCGCTGATCTCGGGCGGTGCCGACACCGCCCAGGCCAAGCTGGAAATCATGGAAGCGTGCGGCATCAAGGTCACGCGCAACCCGTCCGAAATGGGCCGCCTGCTGAAGGCTGCGCTGTAA
- a CDS encoding TerC family protein — protein MELLSSTAFWIALGSIILTNIVLSGDNAVVIALASRNLPPAQQKKAIFWGSAAAIIMRVVLTVAAVKLLSLPYLKIVGALLLVYIGVQLLTGDDDEDGHDAKDNIWAAIRTILIADLVMSLDNVVAVAAAAQKGPEGSQLMLLVLGLGLSIPLIVFGSTILLKVMERFPIIIVLGAALLGYLAGEMLVSDPVDAAWFEANVPHAHLVFGVVGAVLVVLIGKLLQRRGAQTA, from the coding sequence GTGGAATTGCTGTCCTCCACCGCGTTCTGGATCGCGCTGGGATCGATCATCCTGACCAATATCGTCTTGTCGGGCGACAACGCCGTGGTGATCGCCCTGGCCTCGCGCAACCTGCCGCCCGCCCAGCAGAAGAAAGCCATCTTCTGGGGCAGCGCCGCCGCCATCATCATGCGCGTGGTGCTGACCGTGGCGGCCGTCAAGCTGCTGAGCCTGCCCTACCTGAAGATCGTCGGCGCCCTGCTGCTGGTCTACATCGGCGTGCAATTGCTGACCGGCGACGATGACGAGGACGGCCACGATGCCAAGGACAATATCTGGGCCGCCATCCGCACCATCCTGATCGCCGACCTGGTGATGTCGCTCGACAACGTGGTGGCCGTGGCCGCCGCCGCGCAGAAGGGCCCCGAAGGCAGCCAGCTGATGCTGCTGGTGCTGGGCCTGGGCCTGTCGATCCCGCTGATCGTGTTCGGCAGCACCATCCTGCTCAAGGTGATGGAGCGCTTCCCCATCATCATCGTGCTGGGTGCCGCCCTGCTGGGCTACCTGGCCGGCGAGATGCTGGTCAGCGACCCGGTCGACGCCGCCTGGTTCGAGGCCAACGTGCCGCACGCCCACCTCGTGTTCGGCGTCGTCGGCGCCGTGCTGGTGGTGCTGATCGGCAAGCTGCTGCAGCGCCGCGGCGCACAGACCGCCTGA
- a CDS encoding pilin — protein MQRVQQLKKLGRRAQKGFTLIELMIVVAIIGILAAIAIPQYQDYTQRSKANGAVAGLESFKTAIAMCSQEQGTLTGCNAGANNIPAIPAGTAADPLPKYVTAIASITNGVISATLEATDAAGAADTLTLTPTVNATNVTWVSTGTACDGGKRGLKC, from the coding sequence ATGCAACGCGTACAACAACTGAAGAAGCTGGGCCGCCGTGCCCAGAAGGGCTTTACGCTGATCGAACTGATGATCGTCGTGGCGATCATCGGCATCCTGGCGGCGATTGCGATTCCGCAGTATCAGGACTATACGCAGCGCTCCAAAGCGAACGGCGCAGTTGCCGGTCTGGAAAGCTTCAAGACGGCTATTGCAATGTGTTCTCAAGAGCAAGGGACTCTGACGGGTTGCAATGCCGGCGCGAATAATATTCCCGCCATACCCGCTGGTACTGCGGCAGATCCGCTGCCCAAGTATGTGACGGCTATCGCATCGATCACGAATGGTGTTATCTCTGCGACGCTCGAAGCAACTGACGCCGCTGGCGCCGCAGATACGTTGACGCTGACCCCGACGGTCAATGCGACCAACGTCACTTGGGTCTCTACCGGCACCGCTTGCGACGGCGGCAAGCGCGGCCTCAAGTGCTGA
- a CDS encoding pilin has product MQSMHCRGYRNTNDGFTLIELMIVVAIVGVLTAVALPQYQDYTQRTKANGAVSALAAFRTAIATCLQERGTTAGCSAGLNNVPAIPAGTAADPLPSYVQSIASITDGIITATLEAKDSSGMRESLVLTPLTGTAGVNVTWVASGTACDGGVRGLKC; this is encoded by the coding sequence ATGCAATCCATGCATTGTCGTGGATATCGGAATACTAATGATGGCTTCACTCTGATCGAATTAATGATCGTGGTGGCGATTGTTGGGGTTCTCACTGCTGTCGCGCTTCCCCAGTATCAGGACTACACACAAAGGACTAAAGCGAACGGTGCTGTTAGTGCACTTGCTGCGTTCAGGACTGCAATCGCGACTTGCTTGCAGGAGCGGGGCACGACTGCAGGATGCAGTGCTGGCTTGAACAATGTGCCGGCCATTCCTGCTGGCACTGCTGCCGATCCGCTTCCCAGCTATGTGCAGTCGATAGCGTCAATCACTGATGGCATCATTACGGCGACGTTGGAGGCGAAGGATTCGTCGGGAATGAGGGAATCCCTGGTGCTGACTCCTCTTACAGGTACGGCCGGCGTGAATGTAACTTGGGTGGCGAGCGGTACCGCCTGTGACGGTGGTGTACGCGGATTGAAGTGCTAA
- a CDS encoding PglL family O-oligosaccharyltransferase, translated as MPPLRFSLPALAVFLAVAFPPLVSRHTLPLATFYGEWASLLLFALSAWLLCSLATRAGQRSEAPLLPIAALFPLWLILTGLLQAAAGMPDITGSRLLTQLALALGAVVMLAAWRYGQAAGRDGRRHLLDALAAAWLVAGLLGTLAQWAQVFHLEPGSLGLVSSYFYDDNRRLWGNLNQPNHQATVEGLALAASVWLAARGRLGAPAWLAAALLLESGIVLSGSRTGVLHVGLATLCALLMAWLARAGAMDGERGRLGASARRAGPLARPAGLLFAAVALVAGLLVLQPLVKAAGQAFGWNLFDTIAQLQAADQISSRGALWTHAWAMFRSHPWLGVGWGEFGWAQFEQLALVGVTAEMSLHAHNAVLDLLAKTGLVGTVGVLLVLAGWLWRVVRARLWRGDADERAQSLLALTWLAMLCAHSMLEYPLHYAYFLLPFCFLIAWLEPSGLVRWQPPRAARRLAAALFVLAAGVVLATMWQDYRRLEAREYAGSAKRAGLPLPRFWFQTHAGAERAELARITPANAAALLPGHLAAVHLLPTPEMIARTAWLMALTGKEAQARVWLMRLRFYYAGDEAAQYATVNKACTGVRAEDRPEAFCDWVRKQAASHQED; from the coding sequence ATGCCGCCTCTCAGGTTCTCGCTTCCGGCCCTAGCCGTTTTCCTCGCTGTCGCGTTTCCCCCGCTGGTTTCCCGGCATACCCTGCCGCTCGCTACTTTCTACGGCGAATGGGCCTCGCTGCTGCTGTTCGCGTTGAGCGCCTGGCTGTTGTGCAGCCTCGCCACGCGCGCCGGCCAGCGTAGCGAGGCGCCGCTGCTGCCCATCGCCGCGCTGTTCCCCCTCTGGTTGATCCTGACCGGCCTGCTGCAGGCCGCCGCCGGCATGCCCGACATCACCGGCAGCCGCCTGCTGACGCAGCTGGCGCTGGCGCTGGGCGCGGTGGTGATGCTGGCCGCCTGGCGCTACGGGCAGGCCGCGGGCCGCGACGGGCGCCGCCACCTGCTCGATGCGCTGGCCGCCGCCTGGCTGGTGGCGGGGTTGCTGGGCACGCTGGCGCAATGGGCGCAGGTCTTCCACCTGGAGCCGGGTAGCCTGGGCCTGGTCTCTTCCTATTTCTACGATGACAACCGCCGCCTGTGGGGCAACCTGAACCAGCCCAACCACCAGGCTACGGTCGAGGGGCTGGCGCTGGCGGCCTCGGTCTGGCTGGCCGCGCGCGGCCGCCTGGGCGCGCCGGCCTGGCTGGCGGCGGCGCTGCTGCTCGAGAGCGGCATCGTACTGTCCGGCTCGCGCACAGGCGTGCTGCACGTGGGGCTGGCGACCTTGTGCGCCTTGCTGATGGCCTGGCTGGCGCGCGCGGGCGCGATGGATGGCGAGCGTGGCCGACTGGGCGCCAGCGCGCGCCGCGCCGGACCGCTGGCGCGGCCGGCCGGCCTGTTGTTCGCGGCGGTGGCGCTGGTGGCGGGCCTGCTGGTGCTGCAGCCCCTGGTCAAGGCGGCGGGGCAGGCCTTCGGTTGGAACCTGTTCGACACCATCGCCCAGCTGCAGGCGGCCGACCAGATCTCTTCGCGTGGCGCGCTGTGGACGCATGCCTGGGCCATGTTCCGTTCCCACCCCTGGCTGGGGGTGGGCTGGGGCGAATTCGGCTGGGCCCAGTTCGAGCAGCTGGCGCTGGTCGGGGTGACGGCGGAGATGTCCCTGCACGCGCACAATGCCGTGCTGGACCTGTTGGCCAAGACGGGGCTGGTGGGCACGGTGGGCGTGCTGCTGGTGCTGGCCGGCTGGCTGTGGCGGGTGGTGCGCGCGCGCCTGTGGCGCGGCGATGCCGACGAACGCGCGCAGAGCCTGCTGGCGCTGACCTGGCTGGCCATGCTGTGCGCGCATTCGATGCTCGAATACCCGCTGCACTATGCCTACTTCCTGCTGCCGTTCTGCTTCCTGATTGCCTGGCTGGAGCCGTCCGGCCTGGTGCGCTGGCAGCCGCCGCGCGCCGCGCGCCGGCTGGCGGCGGCCTTGTTCGTGCTGGCGGCCGGCGTGGTACTGGCCACCATGTGGCAGGATTACCGGCGCCTGGAGGCGCGCGAGTATGCCGGCAGCGCCAAGCGTGCCGGCCTGCCGCTGCCGCGCTTCTGGTTCCAGACCCATGCCGGCGCCGAGCGCGCCGAGCTGGCGCGCATCACGCCGGCCAATGCGGCGGCGCTGTTGCCGGGCCACCTGGCCGCCGTGCACCTGCTGCCGACGCCGGAGATGATCGCGCGCACCGCGTGGCTGATGGCGCTGACGGGCAAGGAGGCGCAGGCGCGCGTCTGGCTGATGCGCCTGCGTTTCTACTACGCGGGAGATGAGGCGGCGCAGTATGCCACCGTGAACAAGGCCTGTACCGGCGTGCGCGCCGAGGACCGGCCGGAGGCCTTCTGCGACTGGGTGCGCAAGCAGGCCGCCTCGCACCAGGAAGACTGA
- a CDS encoding YMGG-like glycine zipper-containing protein, translating into MKALPLLGLPLVALALSACTVMPTGPSVMALPGTGKNFDQFRADDASCRQFAYAQIGGVSADQAAANTAVGGAVLGTAVGAAAGAAFGGGRGAAIGAGAGLLTGSAIGANNAYYSGYGSQRRYDAAYVQCMYASGNKVPVYGNMAIRSAPPAGAAYYQPAPPPPPPGYYAPPAY; encoded by the coding sequence ATGAAAGCCCTCCCCCTTCTCGGCCTGCCGCTTGTGGCACTGGCCCTGAGCGCCTGCACCGTGATGCCGACCGGCCCGAGCGTGATGGCGCTGCCCGGCACCGGCAAGAATTTCGACCAGTTCCGCGCGGACGACGCCAGCTGCCGCCAGTTCGCCTATGCGCAAATCGGCGGGGTGAGCGCCGACCAGGCCGCCGCCAATACCGCGGTCGGCGGCGCCGTGCTGGGCACGGCGGTCGGCGCGGCCGCCGGTGCGGCCTTCGGCGGCGGCCGCGGCGCGGCCATCGGTGCCGGTGCCGGCCTGCTTACCGGCTCGGCCATCGGCGCCAACAACGCCTACTACTCGGGCTATGGCAGCCAGCGACGCTACGATGCGGCCTACGTGCAGTGCATGTACGCCAGCGGCAACAAGGTGCCGGTCTACGGCAATATGGCGATCCGCAGCGCGCCGCCGGCCGGCGCCGCCTACTACCAGCCCGCGCCGCCGCCTCCGCCGCCGGGCTACTACGCCCCGCCGGCCTACTGA
- the moaC gene encoding cyclic pyranopterin monophosphate synthase MoaC, which yields MSQLTHFDTAGQAHMVDVGDKASTHRVAVASGTITMQPDTFALVRDGSAKKGDVLGIARVAAIMATKRAADLIPLCHPIGLTKVAVDFALDAAGASVTCTVRTETRGQTGVEMEALTGVQVALLTIYDMCKAVDRGMVMGNVRLLEKHGGKSGDWVAG from the coding sequence ATGAGCCAGCTCACGCACTTCGATACCGCCGGACAAGCCCATATGGTCGACGTCGGCGACAAGGCCAGCACCCATCGCGTCGCCGTGGCCAGCGGCACCATCACCATGCAGCCCGACACGTTCGCGCTGGTGCGCGACGGCAGCGCGAAGAAAGGCGACGTGCTGGGCATCGCACGCGTGGCCGCCATCATGGCCACCAAGCGCGCCGCGGACCTGATCCCGCTCTGCCACCCCATCGGCCTGACCAAGGTCGCGGTCGACTTCGCGCTCGACGCGGCCGGCGCCAGCGTCACCTGCACGGTGCGCACCGAGACCCGCGGCCAGACCGGCGTGGAGATGGAAGCGCTGACCGGCGTGCAGGTCGCGCTGCTGACCATCTATGACATGTGCAAGGCGGTGGACCGGGGCATGGTGATGGGCAATGTGCGGCTGCTGGAAAAGCATGGCGGCAAGTCGGGGGACTGGGTGGCGGGCTGA
- a CDS encoding M48 family metalloprotease, with translation MLPSRPLRTGSVRARHDSGHDPLRRIAARPWRLRRPLAALLAVSLLAPGWAQTVLPPGLSVGGAPGAEVSDQVYDNLNRSVKAGQKSDFVHGGNTVVEGSGPQLPDLGDPSSAALSPDMERRLGDRIMREIRRDPDYLTDPLLTEYLNALGFRLVEAARKQNISGANGAGTFATGFELFGVRDRTINAFAMPGGYVGVHTGLLVQSETESELASVLGHEIGHVMQRHIARGITKQDQSMWIALAAMALAGLAATKSGDAAAALAIGGQGMAVANQLSFSRSAEREADRVGFQIMTAAGFDPQGMPDFFRRLQRVMGISENSLPAYVRTHPLTSERIADMQDRASHVSVRKVVSTPDYEFARVRARVLQETTPSDLQNVRNAMQTQLAGAAPARQPALWYGIAFAEQRLGRYAAAETALTEARRLYGNIPGATSGTPMLDVMTIELAREQGRTAQALSQAQASMRAFPLSHAVALCYGETLLSVGRWNEAVAYLRERTREENTRPEWWGLLARAYAGRGQQLLQHQALAERYAMDGSYQEAIEQLQIARKAGDGDFYTLSEVDARLHQLQRLAREDRQDNKGMPN, from the coding sequence ATGCTACCGTCCCGACCGCTCCGCACCGGCTCCGTCCGCGCCCGCCACGACTCCGGCCATGACCCGCTCCGCCGTATTGCCGCGCGGCCGTGGCGTCTGCGCCGGCCGCTGGCGGCGCTGCTGGCCGTGAGCCTGCTGGCGCCCGGCTGGGCGCAGACCGTCCTGCCGCCCGGGCTTTCGGTGGGCGGTGCGCCGGGCGCCGAGGTAAGCGACCAGGTCTACGACAACCTGAACCGCAGCGTGAAGGCGGGGCAGAAGTCGGACTTCGTGCACGGCGGCAACACCGTGGTCGAGGGCAGCGGGCCGCAGTTGCCGGACCTGGGCGATCCCTCCAGCGCGGCGCTGTCGCCCGATATGGAACGGCGGCTGGGCGATCGCATCATGCGCGAGATCCGCCGCGACCCTGACTACCTGACCGACCCGCTGCTGACGGAGTACCTGAACGCGCTCGGCTTCCGCCTGGTCGAGGCCGCGCGCAAGCAGAACATCTCGGGCGCCAACGGCGCCGGCACCTTTGCCACCGGCTTCGAACTGTTCGGGGTGCGCGACCGCACCATCAACGCCTTCGCCATGCCCGGCGGCTACGTCGGCGTGCATACCGGGCTGCTGGTGCAGTCGGAGACGGAATCGGAGCTGGCGTCGGTGCTGGGCCACGAGATCGGCCACGTGATGCAGCGACACATCGCGCGCGGCATCACCAAGCAGGACCAATCGATGTGGATCGCGCTGGCCGCGATGGCGCTGGCCGGCCTGGCTGCCACCAAGAGCGGAGATGCCGCCGCGGCGCTGGCCATCGGTGGCCAGGGCATGGCGGTGGCCAACCAGCTGTCGTTCTCGCGCAGCGCCGAGCGCGAGGCCGATCGCGTGGGTTTCCAGATCATGACCGCGGCCGGTTTCGATCCGCAGGGCATGCCGGACTTCTTCCGCCGCCTGCAGCGCGTGATGGGCATCTCCGAGAACTCGCTGCCGGCCTATGTGCGGACCCACCCGCTGACCTCGGAGCGCATCGCCGACATGCAGGACCGCGCCAGCCACGTCAGCGTGCGCAAGGTGGTCAGCACGCCCGACTATGAGTTCGCCCGCGTGCGCGCCCGCGTGCTGCAGGAAACCACGCCGAGCGACCTGCAGAACGTGCGCAATGCCATGCAGACGCAACTGGCCGGCGCCGCGCCGGCGCGGCAGCCGGCGCTGTGGTACGGCATCGCTTTCGCCGAGCAGCGGCTGGGACGCTATGCCGCCGCCGAGACCGCGCTGACCGAGGCACGCCGCCTGTACGGCAATATCCCGGGCGCGACTTCCGGCACGCCGATGCTGGACGTGATGACCATCGAGCTGGCGCGCGAGCAGGGCCGGACCGCACAGGCGCTGAGCCAGGCGCAGGCGTCGATGCGCGCCTTCCCGCTGTCGCACGCGGTGGCCCTGTGCTATGGCGAGACGCTGTTGTCGGTCGGCCGCTGGAACGAAGCGGTGGCCTATCTGCGCGAGCGCACCCGCGAAGAGAACACCCGTCCCGAGTGGTGGGGCCTGCTGGCGCGCGCCTATGCCGGCAGGGGCCAGCAATTGCTGCAGCACCAGGCACTGGCCGAGCGCTATGCGATGGACGGCTCCTACCAGGAAGCGATCGAGCAATTGCAGATCGCGCGCAAGGCGGGCGACGGCGACTTCTACACCCTGTCCGAGGTCGATGCGCGCCTGCACCAGCTGCAGCGCCTGGCGCGCGAGGATCGCCAGGACAACAAGGGCATGCCGAACTGA
- a CDS encoding DUF2946 family protein: MDEIVKQAMARWPDVPNCYGWLALDRRGQWRIRNEYAQQHGLSGDPVRNEALVRFIERNYQRDARGAWYFQNGPQRVFVALGYAPWVARLHQGRLATTSGHALVPVACYADEHGNVVLACRMEEELTGASGVQAVLLHDHDLDAFSSASTWHGEACGAALGAFHHGSADLPIEPILDKEVPARFGFVRTPQAEPAG; encoded by the coding sequence ATGGATGAGATCGTCAAGCAGGCCATGGCCCGCTGGCCCGACGTGCCGAACTGCTATGGCTGGCTGGCACTGGACCGCCGCGGGCAATGGCGCATCCGCAACGAATACGCGCAGCAGCACGGCCTGTCCGGCGATCCGGTCCGGAACGAGGCGCTGGTCCGCTTCATCGAGCGCAACTACCAGCGCGACGCGCGCGGCGCCTGGTACTTCCAGAACGGCCCGCAGCGGGTCTTCGTCGCGCTGGGCTATGCGCCGTGGGTCGCGCGGCTGCACCAGGGCCGGCTCGCCACCACCAGTGGCCACGCGCTGGTGCCCGTCGCCTGCTACGCCGACGAGCATGGCAACGTGGTGCTGGCATGCCGGATGGAGGAGGAACTGACGGGCGCAAGCGGCGTGCAGGCCGTGCTGCTGCACGACCATGACCTCGATGCCTTCAGCAGCGCCAGCACCTGGCACGGCGAAGCCTGCGGCGCGGCGCTGGGCGCGTTCCATCACGGCAGCGCGGACCTGCCGATCGAACCCATCCTGGACAAGGAAGTGCCAGCGCGCTTCGGCTTCGTGCGCACGCCGCAGGCGGAGCCGGCCGGATAG
- a CDS encoding YheT family hydrolase yields the protein MPWWLCDGHTQTIIPARFTRRPQVGFRRERWTTPDRDFIDLDWTTHDTAPDAPLVVMFHGLEGDSGSHYAQALMHALAARGWQGVVPHFRGCSGELNLAPRFYHSGDAEEIGWILQRLHAQHCAPARRLLAVGISLGGNALLRYLGEQGQAAGRLVAAAASVSAPLDLAAGGAALARGFNRVYTRMFLQTLKRKSLAKLLQYPGLFDRDAMLASQDLYAFDNVVTAPLHGFRDTDDYWTRAASKPVLGSVAVPTLVLNARNDPFLPARHLPGPEQVSAAVWLEQPEHGGHVGFMTPREGLLRQLPLLPYAGHIGWLPQRVLRFFDSVA from the coding sequence ATGCCCTGGTGGCTGTGCGACGGCCATACCCAGACCATCATCCCGGCGCGCTTCACGCGCCGTCCGCAGGTCGGCTTCCGGCGCGAGCGCTGGACCACGCCCGACCGGGACTTCATCGACCTCGACTGGACCACGCATGACACCGCGCCCGATGCGCCGCTGGTGGTGATGTTCCATGGACTGGAGGGCGACTCGGGCAGCCACTATGCCCAGGCGCTGATGCACGCGCTGGCGGCGCGCGGCTGGCAGGGCGTGGTGCCGCACTTCCGCGGCTGCTCGGGCGAACTCAATCTCGCGCCGCGCTTCTACCACTCGGGCGATGCCGAGGAGATCGGCTGGATCCTGCAGCGCCTGCACGCGCAGCACTGCGCGCCGGCGCGCCGGCTGCTGGCGGTCGGCATCTCGCTGGGCGGCAATGCCCTGCTGCGCTACCTGGGCGAGCAGGGCCAGGCCGCGGGGCGGCTGGTCGCCGCGGCCGCCTCGGTGTCGGCACCGCTCGACCTCGCCGCCGGCGGCGCTGCGCTGGCGCGCGGCTTCAACCGCGTCTACACGCGCATGTTCCTGCAGACGCTCAAGCGCAAGTCGCTGGCCAAGCTGCTGCAGTATCCCGGCCTGTTCGACCGCGATGCCATGCTGGCGAGCCAGGACCTCTATGCCTTCGACAACGTGGTGACGGCGCCGCTGCACGGCTTCCGCGACACCGACGACTACTGGACACGGGCGGCCAGCAAACCCGTGCTGGGCAGCGTGGCCGTGCCGACGCTGGTGCTCAATGCGCGCAACGACCCCTTCCTGCCGGCGCGCCACCTGCCCGGCCCGGAGCAGGTCAGCGCCGCGGTCTGGCTGGAGCAGCCCGAGCACGGCGGCCACGTCGGCTTCATGACGCCGCGCGAAGGCCTGCTGCGCCAGCTGCCGCTGCTGCCGTATGCTGGGCATATCGGCTGGCTGCCGCAGCGCGTGCTGCGCTTCTTCGACAGCGTCGCCTGA
- a CDS encoding YybH family protein, whose protein sequence is MPRFARLFDSAEDIVEAYRDALKLRDAEGALRLWLDEDSITCVMPDGHRLIGHEQLRQAYAQLLEEQPVLVDVIEASSHASLGVSIFDVTEALRFGGDRVEADLYVHTTYVLMQNHEGWRIAHIHCSPANAAQLAGASSAVPGQALH, encoded by the coding sequence ATGCCCCGCTTCGCCCGCCTGTTCGATTCCGCCGAAGACATCGTCGAGGCCTACCGCGACGCCCTCAAGCTGCGCGACGCCGAAGGCGCGCTGCGGCTCTGGCTCGACGAGGACTCCATCACCTGCGTGATGCCCGACGGCCACCGCCTGATCGGCCATGAACAGCTGCGCCAGGCCTACGCGCAGCTGCTGGAGGAGCAACCGGTGCTGGTCGACGTGATCGAGGCCAGCAGCCATGCCTCGCTGGGCGTCTCCATCTTCGACGTGACCGAGGCGCTGCGCTTCGGCGGCGACCGCGTCGAGGCCGACCTCTACGTGCATACCACCTACGTGCTGATGCAGAACCACGAAGGCTGGCGCATCGCCCACATCCACTGCAGCCCGGCCAATGCGGCCCAGCTCGCCGGCGCCAGCAGCGCCGTGCCGGGCCAGGCGCTGCACTGA